The window CCCTGAAGCCTGATATTTGTGGACTGGTAATGCAGCTGAGCTGCAGCAGCTGTACAAGGAAACATACATGTGTTACGTAAATCATGGCTCCCCATCTTTCTCGCCTGTATAAATAGCTAGCTCAGTTCTTGATGAGTACTGCATTCCGAATTTTTCTGTGGGGTAGTCTTGAGATGACTCGTTTGCTTCTTGCACGCCTTTTCTTACTTTCCCTATGCTTCGCTCTTTGCGTCCAGTCAGCAAGTCTTCAACCATTGTAGGTGGGGTCCCCCTCTCCTTCAGCTTCCACTGGTGGTGGAGGTAGTGGTTGTACTGGCGGTGGCGGAGAAGGTGGTGATAGTGGTTCATCAGGTGGCTCTGGGTATGGATCAGGAAGTGGCTCTGGTGGGACTAGTGGTGGTGGAGGCGGTGGAGGTAGCAGCGGTACTGAGAGTGGTAGCAGTGGCAGTGGCTTTGTCTTTGGAAGTGGaagtggtggtggtggtagtGATAACAGCAGCTTGCCTAGGAAAGTTGGGAAAAGCAATTAACCAGGCTCTTCCTAATTCCTATTATGTGATCAAAAGTCCATGTGGCACTCGTGTCTGCAATTTAGCTGtttatgtttaaatgtgtTATGTGTTGGTAGTAACTCGTGAAGTGTTGCTGCAGTTGTTGTAGCTTGTCTATGCACAAGCATGTCCTGTTTCAGCAATAGATCAATACGGGATTAGTTTAAGTATAAATATAGTAAAtagtataatattttttactaagtaattaaatattgaaattccttgcttttaatttaataaaaaccaaaataatatatgaaataaattattttttctagaaaaattggtggatttttCTCCTTAAATTTTAGTAGTTTGATAATACAAAAAAGAGATTACAACTTTACAACAATTGCAATCTCACCTTCTttctttacatttttaatcttttaattatttcaaatgataaaattgtaAAGATACATAAACTATGAGCCAATTATGCAAatgcaaaaattttgaaggagTGAAATCTAAATTCCTAATTGCCCCTCCAAGGGCGGGAAACTGGAAAAAGCAAACACGCAAAAATAGAAGAGGGAAAAATCGAAAATCCAAACAGTCCTCAAcgaaattcaaaaaaaaaaaaaagacagaaAGAGAGATAGAGATGGAGAAATCGAGCTCGAGCAGCGAGTTGCAGAAGCTTGTAGAAGCCATAAAAATTTCAGAGGTaagccttttctttttccctaaATCTACCATccatttcattacctttcttTTTAAGTAAAAAGTTTTTGATTACTAATTCATGAAATTAACTAAGGTTAAATAGGTGAGAGAAAACACTTGCTACCCTTCGGATCGTTCTCCATCTCTCTTGCACTCACGGAAATAGTAATGTTCTGTTTGGTTGTCGAGAAAATGttggatgaatttttttttctcataatGTACATTGCAGGTGGTTGAAGGTCGAGCTGAGCTGATTGCTAAATTGGCAGATTTACATTTATCAGAGCAATCTGATCTGAATTGTCTTGTTGAATCCCTAATTGTATCCACTCTTTGttgcttttttgtttttatgaaatattcttcctttttccaaaatttttggtatataattttgtttttctattttaattatgCAAAAATTTCCCCTAATATTTGCTTCTAGAAATGAAGAATGCTGCgaaagattttaagtttaCACGCTTTAGGTAGAGTTGTTCTTGAATAAGATTTGACTGTCCCCTTTGCTTGGcatgttaatttaatttccTTGACAAGAGAATGGGCATTTTGGGAAGATTATACTTGCTTGGATGTGTCACAGTGCATGTTAAACAAGACTATTTTACATGTGGCTGCAAAATATCTTGATTCAGATATTTCTGGGTGTTTATTACAGTTTCTTCTACTTGGAACAAAGGTATGTTTATTTCTATTGGCCTTATATGTTAGAATTCTGTTGGTCCTTGCTTGAATGCGAAGCAGTAGCAGCTTCTTAAGCATGTTGACTTATGTGTGTTTTAGGCAAGCACATGGTGTGGGAAGCATCTTAAAATGACTGTCATGTCAACTCAGGAATCTCCAGAAGAAGAACATCACGACTTGTTTTACCAGGTAGATGTGCTTGACAGTTTGAAGCATCATTCTTTTCTGAAGTAAAGTTGTTAGTTGTCACtgcattttttcttttgttctagATCAAATGATGAAGTAACATCTTTGCAAACTATAGCCAAGTATGAATgctgttatttttttttatccccTATCTTCTACCTAGAACTTATAATTTTTAGTTTGGTTAGTCTTAAAAGATTCCTTGCATGGGGTGTCCTGGATTTCTATGATTGTTGCCAACTTCCTAAATTCAAATCAATCATGCTacattgttattattttatgttgaaGGCAGACTTGGTAATTTATTAGTATCCAACATGAAATTCAGCATAGGTTCTGCAGCTATTGTACAATTAACTGTGCATTGCATGCCTGAATCTGATGGCCTAATAATGTCAAACCACAGTGAAGGTAGCCCTTCTATTTGTTTGCTTGCTACAAGGCAGTCAACCCGAGGTAGAGTGTGAACATAATATTTATGCATTAAACACTACTTTGAGGTATGTAAGGGTTACTCCTGATTGAGCATGCATATCATATTAAGCTACTTCATTTACATTTCTTGATCAATTTCTCCATTGCTTGAGAGCTAAAGATTTCTCTCTATCCACAACAAATATCATCTCCTTTCAGAGGAAAAATTTAAGAGCTTTTCCTTTGGTGTTGACTGTTGAAAAACTTGTGTTGGTCTTCTAATATGAAatgctttcattttcttaGATTCTACAACTCCATAGACATCTGTCCTGGGTATGATAGTCTCTTTGCTTCAATGATGCCTCATATTATCTTAGAGATATTCTTAATTTTGCAGTTCCTGCTAGATTTTTTGAGCTTCTCTGCCGCTAGCTTTACAACTACGACAAGGTACTCTGTTTTGGTTGATGAAGCATCAATGGTGGTTGttgaaaaattcattctagaaCAGTTGAATCTAGCAAAAGATGCAATATCTGAAATTAAGGTACCTAATTCTTGCATTTTCTTTGTCAAAATCTTCATGCAATATCATCTTAAACCTTTGTTTTatccatattttcttttttggatttCTCATGGAGATAAATTATCGTGAAGAAACAATAATTGTGAATTTTTCCCTTCTTGGAAGGTAGTTTCAACGTGATATTGTTTTGGTGTAATGTTAGTACTGCAGGAGATTAGCATTGCAGAATATAGGGCAAACTGGGTGTCAATTGCACAACCTTCAGTTTAGAGTAAAAAAATTgtggaatgcaaaatgtcaGGCTTTTTGAAAAGAATCACAATCAATTATCAGACGAGTCAACTTTGAGATTCAACTTTATGCTTTAGCATTCCTGTTCTCAATCAGTGAAGTCTAACTGTGGTTGATGTGGATCACTTGGTGAATGTAGGGAGATTTATAGAAATAAAACTAGTGGCTTGTTTAACTGCATGTCATCTTTTTCTAATTTGCTTATAAATTTTACAAAGAATAGTCCAATCTTATCTatgatttctattttttttctttaataaaggTTCTAACATACAGTTAGTGAATCATGCTCAAGATGA is drawn from Theobroma cacao cultivar B97-61/B2 chromosome 4, Criollo_cocoa_genome_V2, whole genome shotgun sequence and contains these coding sequences:
- the LOC18602802 gene encoding glycine-rich cell wall structural protein 2, encoding MKDNQILQGSEDSFLNLVNIQNLKALLRNVGSPSPSASTGGGGSGCTGGGGEGGDSGSSGGSGYGSGSGSGGTSGGGGGGGSSGTESGSSGSGFVFGSGSGGGGSDNSSLPRKVGKSN